One Leisingera sp. NJS204 genomic region harbors:
- the peaA gene encoding quinohemoprotein amine dehydrogenase subunit alpha has protein sequence MQLRPRGLTAALLISAASPAPALASEELVQNICSSCHTAEDGGLSRISGQRKTPEGWMMTIVRMQQAHGLEISPEDRRAIVQHLSDSQGLAPSETAPFRYALEKDPNAQESFDEPFASMCARCHTGARGLLQNRTAEEWTLHMDFHVGHFPTIEYQALGRDREWYQIARTEIASYLAEQNPLETAAWTDWQAADKQPVAGDWVVITDLPGIGEAYGRLTVIGEASPYQVSGEFVTADGSTHPASGQMNLYTGYEWRANLDIGGTAYRQVLALSEDGNALQGRQFDRSNDALGAPLTGARAGAGSVILGTVPSAVPAGEAQVQVVGTGLDSLASSHGDATANSFGAALMLAAEGNGVVTFNAGSAEGQIAHYTSVDSLRVEPEFTIARVGGGSDAGPPPVPAYFNAIGMWNGPDGKAGTGDDVRIGQIAAQWTVANAHDHAAHMKDTEFAGEMQPSGIFAPAIAGPNPDRPFSANNAGELKVQAKAMGQQAEAMLIVTVQRFIDPPIR, from the coding sequence ATGCAACTAAGACCCCGCGGCCTGACGGCTGCACTCCTGATATCAGCCGCCAGCCCGGCCCCTGCGCTGGCCAGCGAGGAGCTGGTGCAAAACATCTGCTCCAGCTGCCACACCGCAGAAGACGGCGGATTGAGCCGCATCAGCGGCCAGCGCAAGACGCCTGAAGGCTGGATGATGACCATCGTCCGGATGCAGCAGGCGCATGGGCTGGAGATCAGCCCTGAGGACCGCCGCGCCATCGTGCAGCATCTGTCCGACAGCCAGGGTCTGGCGCCGTCCGAGACCGCCCCTTTCCGCTATGCGCTTGAGAAAGATCCGAACGCGCAGGAAAGCTTTGACGAACCCTTTGCCTCGATGTGCGCGCGCTGCCATACCGGCGCGCGGGGGCTGCTGCAGAACCGCACGGCCGAGGAATGGACCCTGCACATGGATTTCCATGTCGGCCATTTCCCCACCATCGAATACCAGGCGCTTGGCCGCGACCGCGAATGGTACCAGATCGCCCGGACCGAGATCGCCAGCTATCTGGCCGAACAGAACCCGCTGGAGACCGCCGCCTGGACGGACTGGCAGGCGGCGGACAAGCAGCCGGTGGCAGGCGATTGGGTGGTCATCACAGACCTGCCCGGCATCGGCGAGGCCTACGGGCGGCTGACAGTCATCGGCGAGGCCTCTCCCTATCAGGTCTCGGGCGAATTTGTGACCGCCGACGGCAGCACGCATCCCGCGTCGGGCCAGATGAACCTTTACACCGGCTATGAATGGCGCGCCAATCTGGACATCGGCGGCACCGCTTACCGTCAGGTTCTGGCGCTGTCAGAGGATGGCAACGCCCTGCAGGGCCGGCAGTTCGACCGCAGCAACGACGCCCTTGGCGCACCGTTGACCGGCGCCCGCGCGGGTGCAGGCAGCGTTATCCTGGGCACCGTTCCCTCTGCCGTTCCGGCGGGTGAGGCACAGGTGCAAGTGGTCGGCACCGGGCTCGACAGCCTGGCCAGTTCACACGGCGATGCAACGGCAAACAGCTTTGGCGCGGCGCTGATGCTGGCGGCTGAGGGCAATGGCGTGGTTACCTTCAACGCAGGCAGCGCCGAGGGGCAGATCGCCCATTACACCTCGGTCGACAGCCTCCGGGTGGAGCCGGAATTCACCATCGCCCGCGTTGGCGGCGGCAGCGATGCAGGGCCGCCCCCGGTGCCCGCCTATTTCAATGCCATCGGCATGTGGAACGGCCCCGACGGCAAAGCGGGAACCGGAGACGATGTGCGCATCGGCCAGATCGCGGCGCAGTGGACCGTTGCCAATGCGCATGATCACGCAGCCCACATGAAGGACACCGAGTTTGCAGGCGAAATGCAGCCAAGTGGCATTTTTGCACCTGCCATTGCCGGCCCCAACCCCGACCGCCCCTTCAGCGCCAACAATGCAGGCGAGCTGAAAGTCCAGGCCAAGGCGATGGGCCAGCAGGCTGAGGCGATGCTGATCGTCACCGTGCAGCGCTTCATTGATCCGCCGATCCGCTGA